Proteins encoded by one window of Helicobacter kayseriensis:
- a CDS encoding adenylate kinase, giving the protein MKKLFLIIGAPGSGKTTDAQIIAQNNPEEIVHYSTGDLLREEVASGSQRGQLINSFVSKGNLVPLEIVVETIVGAIQRAPKENVIIDGYPRSVEQMEALDKVLKDRDDVQLVSVIEVEVSEQVACDRVLGRARGDDDNVEVFKNRMKVYLEPLNEIEAFYNQSNLLTKINGERTIEEIVADIEAHIRTKL; this is encoded by the coding sequence ATGAAAAAATTATTTTTAATCATTGGTGCCCCAGGAAGCGGGAAGACGACAGATGCGCAAATTATTGCACAAAACAATCCTGAAGAGATCGTGCATTATTCAACAGGAGATTTACTTCGAGAGGAAGTAGCAAGTGGAAGTCAAAGAGGACAGTTGATCAATAGCTTTGTTAGCAAGGGAAATCTTGTTCCTCTTGAAATTGTTGTTGAGACGATTGTGGGAGCAATCCAGAGGGCTCCTAAGGAAAATGTCATCATTGATGGGTATCCAAGAAGTGTAGAACAAATGGAAGCTCTTGATAAGGTGTTGAAAGATCGCGATGATGTTCAGCTTGTAAGTGTTATTGAAGTGGAGGTAAGCGAACAAGTTGCTTGTGATCGTGTTCTGGGCCGAGCAAGAGGAGATGATGACAATGTAGAGGTGTTTAAAAATCGTATGAAGGTATATCTTGAGCCTTTAAATGAGATTGAAGCATTTTATAACCAATCCAATCTTTTGACAAAAATCAATGGTGAGCGAACAATTGAAGAGATTGTTGCTGATATTGAAGCTCATATTCGAACTAAACTTTAA
- the gatA gene encoding Asp-tRNA(Asn)/Glu-tRNA(Gln) amidotransferase subunit GatA yields MENKMITLKEALQLDQEHLEAIKQEIKQKTKESKLNAYIGEIEESQNQGVPILIKDNINVKGWEITCSSKILQGYISPYHATVIEKLHQSNMCGFGRSNMDEFAMGSTSASSCYGPTFNPRDLSRVPGGSSGGSAAAVAGGLAIAALGSDTGGSIRQPAGYCGCVGLKPTYGRVSRYGLVAYSSSLDQIGPITQNVEDAAILLDAISGQDAFDSTVAPLESTQTFSHLDENRKFKIAVLRDFLNNADREIQDAYEKTITLLESMGHTIVEKSMLDPSYHISAYYVICTAEASSNLARFDGVRYGKRAAEIANLSELYLKTRSEGFGEEVKRRIMLGNFVLSSGYYDAYYTKAQKVRELVKAEYDAIFADSDMILCPIAPSVAPKFNSTHSPLEMYLSDIYTISVNLAGLPALSLPVGLNPEGLPIGMQLIGKAFDEQSILDAGYALEKKIGKLF; encoded by the coding sequence TTGGAGAATAAGATGATAACTCTCAAAGAAGCCCTACAATTAGATCAAGAGCATCTTGAAGCAATAAAACAAGAAATCAAACAAAAAACAAAAGAATCAAAACTCAACGCCTATATTGGAGAGATTGAAGAAAGTCAAAATCAAGGAGTACCAATCCTTATTAAGGATAATATCAATGTTAAAGGGTGGGAAATCACTTGTAGTAGCAAAATTCTTCAAGGCTATATTTCTCCATATCATGCAACAGTGATTGAAAAACTACATCAATCCAATATGTGTGGTTTTGGGCGTAGCAATATGGATGAGTTTGCGATGGGGAGTACAAGTGCAAGTAGTTGTTATGGTCCCACATTTAACCCAAGAGATCTCTCAAGGGTTCCTGGGGGGAGCAGTGGAGGAAGTGCAGCAGCTGTAGCTGGAGGATTGGCTATCGCAGCTTTGGGAAGTGATACGGGAGGATCGATTAGGCAACCTGCAGGGTATTGTGGCTGTGTGGGTTTGAAACCTACATATGGACGCGTGAGTCGCTATGGACTTGTCGCTTATAGTTCTAGCTTGGATCAAATTGGTCCAATTACTCAAAATGTCGAGGATGCAGCGATTTTACTTGATGCAATCAGTGGGCAAGATGCGTTTGATTCAACTGTTGCTCCTTTGGAATCAACCCAAACTTTTTCTCATCTTGATGAAAACAGGAAATTTAAAATTGCAGTTTTGAGAGATTTTCTAAATAATGCTGATAGGGAAATACAAGATGCATATGAAAAAACAATCACGCTCTTAGAATCGATGGGGCATACAATTGTTGAAAAAAGTATGCTGGATCCAAGTTATCACATTAGTGCTTATTATGTGATTTGTACTGCTGAGGCTAGCTCAAACTTGGCAAGATTTGATGGTGTGCGATATGGGAAGAGGGCTGCAGAGATTGCCAATCTTTCTGAGTTGTATCTCAAGACTCGTAGCGAGGGGTTTGGAGAAGAGGTGAAGCGACGCATTATGCTAGGAAATTTTGTTTTAAGTAGTGGGTATTATGATGCTTATTATACGAAAGCCCAAAAGGTAAGAGAATTGGTAAAGGCCGAGTATGATGCGATTTTTGCTGATTCTGATATGATTTTGTGTCCTATCGCACCTAGCGTTGCTCCTAAATTTAACAGCACACATTCTCCTTTAGAGATGTATTTAAGTGATATTTATACCATTTCAGTTAATCTTGCAGGATTGCCTGCCCTCTCTCTTCCTGTGGGGCTAAATCCTGAGGGGCTTCCAATTGGAATGCAGTTGATTGGAAAGGCTTTTGATGAACAAAGTATTTTGGATGCGGGTTATGCACTTGAGAAAAAAATTGGAAAATTGTTTTAA
- the guaB gene encoding IMP dehydrogenase, with protein MKIVQKALTFEDVLLIPAYSEILPKEVSLQSTLSKNIKLNIPFVSAAMDTVTEYRTAIAMARLGGIGIIHKNMDIDSQVEHIRKVKKSESGIINDPISLRADSTLLDAKKITDNYKISGVPVVDEKGILIGILTNRDMRFETDLSRKVSELMTKAPLITAKEGISLDEAKVKMHEHRIEKLPIVDQNNVLKGLITIKDIQKKIAYPNANKDLHGRLCVGGAIGAGQIDRAKALHEAGADVLVLDSAHGHSKNIIATLEAIKKEMQIDVIVGNVVTPQATLDLIQAGADAVKVGIGPGSICTTRIIAGVGMPQISAVAGCAEVGQKYGVPIIADGGIKYSGDVAKALAVGASSVMIGSLLAGTEESPGDLMIYQGRQYKSYRGMGSIGAMTKGSSDRYFQEGTAQDKLVPEGIEGRVPYRGKIADIVHQLAGGLRSSMGYLGSKDIPTLWEKAEFVEITSAGLRESHVHDVDITKEAPNYHA; from the coding sequence ATGAAGATTGTGCAAAAAGCTTTGACTTTTGAAGATGTATTGTTGATCCCTGCTTATTCTGAAATTCTTCCAAAAGAAGTATCTCTTCAGAGCACCCTAAGTAAAAATATCAAGCTCAATATCCCCTTTGTGAGTGCGGCAATGGATACTGTGACAGAATATCGCACAGCTATTGCAATGGCTCGTTTAGGAGGGATTGGGATCATTCATAAAAATATGGATATTGATTCTCAAGTAGAGCATATTCGCAAGGTCAAAAAAAGTGAGAGCGGAATCATCAATGACCCTATTTCTTTGCGTGCTGATTCAACACTTTTGGATGCAAAGAAAATTACAGATAATTACAAAATCTCTGGTGTGCCTGTTGTTGACGAAAAAGGGATTTTGATCGGCATTTTGACAAATCGTGATATGAGATTTGAAACAGATCTTTCTAGGAAAGTATCAGAATTGATGACAAAAGCTCCATTGATTACTGCAAAAGAGGGGATTAGTCTTGATGAGGCCAAAGTGAAAATGCACGAACACAGAATCGAAAAACTCCCAATTGTTGATCAAAATAATGTGCTAAAAGGCTTAATCACAATCAAAGATATCCAAAAAAAGATTGCTTATCCCAATGCCAATAAGGATCTTCATGGAAGATTATGTGTGGGGGGAGCAATTGGTGCGGGACAGATAGATCGCGCAAAAGCTTTGCATGAGGCAGGAGCTGATGTATTGGTGCTTGATAGTGCGCATGGTCATAGCAAAAACATCATTGCAACATTGGAAGCAATTAAGAAAGAGATGCAAATTGATGTGATTGTAGGAAATGTTGTAACACCTCAAGCGACATTGGATTTGATTCAAGCAGGAGCAGATGCTGTGAAAGTAGGTATCGGGCCAGGCAGTATTTGTACAACGCGAATTATTGCAGGGGTAGGGATGCCACAGATTTCGGCTGTTGCAGGGTGTGCTGAAGTGGGGCAAAAATATGGTGTGCCAATTATTGCAGATGGAGGGATTAAGTATTCTGGAGATGTGGCAAAAGCTCTTGCTGTGGGTGCTTCAAGTGTTATGATCGGAAGTCTTCTTGCAGGGACAGAAGAAAGCCCAGGGGATTTGATGATCTATCAAGGAAGGCAATATAAGAGCTATCGTGGAATGGGAAGCATTGGGGCAATGACAAAAGGAAGTAGTGATCGTTATTTTCAAGAGGGAACAGCTCAAGATAAGCTTGTTCCTGAAGGGATTGAAGGGCGCGTTCCATATCGTGGAAAGATTGCAGATATTGTGCATCAACTTGCTGGAGGGCTTAGAAGCTCAATGGGTTATCTTGGAAGTAAGGACATTCCTACACTTTGGGAAAAGGCAGAGTTTGTTGAAATCACTTCAGCTGGCCTTAGAGAATCTCATGTGCATGATGTAGATATTACAAAAGAAGCTCCAAATTATCACGCTTGA
- a CDS encoding TolC family protein, translating into MKAKVLVVCCLTLLQILWANQSEGKKNVKQKFGIDQLLPKETKGAVGLEELLQRAKGNYQLIAKGDAVAKSEAEKMAAYLEFGPTLSASYGYQYQTNPSVSGNYYGGNSASLTANWELYSGFSTINKVKQQSALHRASIAEKQYSEQNLYLQIIQQYYAYFTNYSNLVSLQQKKKLLQSNVERLQRLYSSGLTTVDDLESLKAEASLTDYQIAQKELELEQNRLNLSLLTNSRVVQLKRNHLKFPNIKVKQERADITALKEQAESIGYQKKQLSYAPKISLYNTFTYNDKFGDDYLRPEHKIQNVVGVSVSMTLDSFSLYKQREAIGLSQMQALKELNYKKEEQKKDIALYKKSLDIAKIKVKSAEAGLRSALLTFENVSKRYDAQLVNYVDYLNALSQKFNAEATYVESLNDYELQKANFVFYSGQDLEKYIER; encoded by the coding sequence ATGAAAGCAAAAGTGTTGGTTGTATGTTGTTTGACTTTACTTCAGATACTTTGGGCAAACCAATCTGAAGGGAAAAAGAATGTGAAGCAAAAGTTTGGAATTGATCAGCTTTTGCCAAAGGAAACAAAGGGGGCTGTTGGGTTAGAAGAACTTCTTCAAAGGGCTAAGGGTAACTATCAGCTTATTGCCAAAGGAGATGCGGTCGCCAAAAGCGAAGCAGAAAAAATGGCTGCATATTTGGAGTTTGGTCCTACACTCTCGGCAAGTTATGGGTATCAGTATCAAACAAATCCATCAGTGAGTGGAAATTATTATGGGGGGAATAGTGCGAGCCTAACGGCAAATTGGGAGCTCTATAGTGGCTTTAGCACAATCAATAAGGTTAAACAACAAAGTGCTTTGCATCGAGCAAGCATTGCTGAGAAGCAATACTCAGAGCAAAATCTCTACCTTCAAATTATTCAGCAATATTATGCTTATTTTACAAATTATTCCAATCTTGTTTCTTTGCAGCAGAAAAAGAAGCTATTGCAAAGCAATGTTGAGCGGTTGCAAAGACTATATTCATCGGGTCTAACAACTGTTGATGATCTAGAATCCTTAAAGGCTGAGGCTTCATTGACAGATTATCAGATTGCTCAAAAAGAATTGGAGTTGGAGCAAAATCGACTCAATCTCTCATTGCTTACTAATAGTCGTGTTGTGCAACTTAAAAGAAATCATCTGAAATTTCCAAATATTAAAGTCAAACAAGAGCGAGCAGATATTACTGCTCTCAAAGAGCAGGCAGAAAGTATTGGCTATCAAAAGAAGCAACTTTCTTATGCTCCAAAAATTAGTCTTTATAACACCTTTACATATAACGATAAATTCGGCGATGATTATTTGAGGCCAGAGCACAAGATTCAAAATGTTGTTGGTGTTTCAGTCAGTATGACTTTGGATTCATTCTCTCTTTATAAGCAAAGAGAGGCAATTGGGCTTAGTCAAATGCAAGCTCTTAAAGAGTTGAATTACAAAAAAGAAGAACAGAAAAAAGACATCGCACTTTATAAAAAATCTCTTGATATTGCCAAAATCAAAGTTAAGTCCGCAGAAGCAGGCTTGCGGTCAGCTCTATTGACTTTTGAAAATGTAAGTAAGCGTTATGATGCACAACTTGTCAATTATGTGGACTATTTAAATGCTTTGAGTCAGAAATTTAATGCCGAAGCGACTTATGTTGAAAGTCTCAATGACTATGAATTACAAAAAGCAAATTTTGTTTTTTATAGCGGACAAGATTTAGAAAAGTATATTGAGAGATAA
- a CDS encoding efflux RND transporter periplasmic adaptor subunit, protein MWASDLPSNVEKKENIYAIFNIEAFQDANLALDSSGIISDLLVDVGSEVKKGDILLSLANKDKEANVKVQEAQSKAIEEQYLFAKKQYERYKKTKGAVDRNTLDKYYSDFKNLESSFMQSKFNVEYQKELLNKTILRAPFDGVIASREVQLGDGVGANNTTLFRLISKETKMILEFDVKYANRVKVGDEFVFMLDGKEQRIKLEKIYPVVDQKTRKIKAEAKVEGLIPGTFGDGFIKVY, encoded by the coding sequence TTGTGGGCATCAGATCTTCCTTCCAATGTAGAGAAGAAAGAAAATATTTATGCAATTTTCAATATTGAGGCATTTCAGGATGCAAATCTTGCGCTAGATAGCTCGGGAATCATCTCAGATCTTTTGGTTGATGTGGGTAGTGAAGTCAAAAAGGGGGATATTTTGCTTTCTCTTGCCAATAAAGATAAAGAGGCCAATGTAAAGGTCCAAGAAGCTCAAAGCAAAGCAATAGAAGAGCAATATCTTTTTGCAAAAAAGCAATATGAGCGCTATAAAAAAACAAAAGGGGCTGTTGATCGCAACACATTGGACAAATACTATTCTGATTTTAAGAATCTAGAGAGTAGTTTTATGCAGTCAAAATTCAATGTGGAGTATCAAAAAGAACTTCTAAATAAAACAATTCTTAGAGCTCCTTTTGATGGAGTGATTGCTTCAAGAGAAGTTCAGCTTGGGGATGGTGTGGGAGCCAACAATACAACACTATTTCGTCTGATAAGCAAAGAGACTAAGATGATCTTGGAATTTGATGTGAAATATGCAAATCGCGTGAAAGTAGGAGATGAATTTGTATTTATGTTGGATGGAAAAGAACAGAGAATTAAGCTAGAAAAAATCTATCCTGTCGTGGATCAAAAAACGCGTAAAATCAAAGCAGAAGCCAAGGTTGAGGGATTGATCCCAGGAACTTTTGGTGATGGGTTTATAAAGGTTTATTGA
- the aspS gene encoding aspartate--tRNA ligase: MLRSHLCAELSEAHIGQEVQLCGWCNTYRDHGGVVFIDLRDRSGLIQLVCDPSSKAHALASSVRDEYVLRIKGLVRARGEGLENPKLATGKIEVVVEDLVIENKSATPPIGIGDESVGEDLRLKYRYLDLRSPKAYKIFEMRSKAAIAIRNCMHKMGFLEVETPILTKATPEGARDYLVPSRVHEGEFFALPQSPQIFKQLLMMSGFDRYFQIAKCFRDEDLRADRQPEFTQIDIEMSFCEQEDVMEIAEQMICEVFEACGKSVQRPFMRMKYSQAMEEYGSDKPDLRFAMPLVEVADCFVDSNNEMFASIAKDSKANRFKALKVEGGDSFFSRKTLGELEDFVRKFGAKGLAYIQVKEDEVKGPLYKFMSGASYAKLAQRLDLKVGDIVFFGAGEKKIVWDYMGRLRLKIAQDMGMINEEMLKFLWVVDFPMFEKDEGRIKALHHPFTMPKDLNKDDIEEIESVAYDMVLNGVELGGGSIRIHKEEIQSKVFELLGITQEEAQDKFGFLLEALSFGAPPHGGIAFGFDRMMMLLSGASSIRDVIAFPKTQKATCPLTDAPSAVSLEQLKELHIRLREKKENK; the protein is encoded by the coding sequence ATGTTAAGAAGTCATTTGTGTGCAGAGTTGAGTGAGGCTCATATTGGGCAAGAGGTGCAGTTATGCGGATGGTGTAATACCTATCGCGATCATGGTGGGGTTGTATTTATTGATTTGAGGGATAGAAGCGGTTTGATTCAACTTGTATGTGATCCTAGCTCAAAAGCTCACGCGCTTGCTTCAAGTGTGAGAGATGAATATGTTTTGAGAATCAAAGGGTTGGTGCGAGCTAGAGGAGAAGGGCTTGAAAATCCAAAATTGGCTACAGGAAAGATTGAAGTTGTTGTTGAAGATCTTGTAATTGAAAACAAAAGCGCTACTCCGCCAATTGGGATTGGAGATGAAAGCGTGGGAGAAGATTTAAGGTTGAAATATCGCTATTTGGATTTGCGTTCTCCTAAGGCTTATAAGATTTTTGAAATGCGTAGTAAGGCTGCAATAGCTATTAGAAACTGTATGCATAAAATGGGGTTTTTGGAAGTAGAAACGCCCATATTGACAAAAGCAACTCCAGAGGGGGCAAGGGATTATCTTGTCCCAAGTCGTGTTCATGAGGGAGAATTCTTTGCCCTCCCACAAAGTCCGCAGATTTTTAAGCAACTTTTAATGATGAGCGGATTTGATCGTTATTTTCAGATTGCAAAATGTTTTAGAGATGAGGATTTGAGGGCAGATCGTCAGCCAGAATTTACACAAATTGATATTGAAATGAGTTTTTGCGAACAAGAAGATGTGATGGAAATCGCAGAGCAGATGATTTGTGAGGTTTTTGAGGCGTGTGGAAAAAGTGTGCAAAGACCTTTTATGCGTATGAAATATTCACAAGCGATGGAAGAATATGGAAGTGATAAACCTGATTTGCGATTTGCAATGCCTTTGGTTGAGGTGGCTGATTGCTTTGTGGATTCTAATAATGAAATGTTTGCATCTATTGCAAAAGATTCTAAGGCTAATCGCTTCAAGGCACTCAAAGTAGAGGGAGGAGATAGTTTCTTTTCACGCAAAACTTTGGGAGAATTAGAAGACTTTGTGCGAAAGTTTGGAGCTAAGGGACTTGCCTATATTCAAGTCAAAGAAGATGAGGTAAAAGGCCCGCTTTATAAGTTTATGAGTGGGGCAAGCTATGCAAAACTTGCTCAAAGATTGGATCTAAAAGTAGGAGATATTGTCTTTTTTGGAGCAGGGGAGAAAAAGATCGTATGGGATTATATGGGGCGATTGCGTCTCAAAATCGCACAAGATATGGGAATGATTAATGAGGAGATGTTGAAATTCTTGTGGGTGGTAGATTTCCCAATGTTTGAAAAAGATGAAGGGCGAATCAAAGCCTTGCATCACCCCTTTACAATGCCAAAGGATCTCAATAAAGATGACATTGAAGAGATAGAATCTGTAGCTTATGATATGGTGCTCAATGGCGTGGAATTGGGCGGAGGAAGTATCAGAATCCACAAAGAGGAAATCCAAAGCAAAGTATTTGAGCTCTTGGGCATCACACAAGAAGAGGCTCAAGATAAATTTGGATTTTTATTGGAGGCTTTAAGTTTTGGAGCTCCTCCACATGGAGGGATTGCATTTGGCTTTGATCGTATGATGATGCTCTTAAGTGGAGCAAGCAGTATCCGTGATGTGATTGCATTCCCCAAAACACAAAAGGCAACTTGCCCTCTTACTGATGCACCAAGTGCTGTGAGTTTGGAGCAACTAAAGGAATTGCATATTCGATTGAGAGAAAAAAAGGAGAATAAATGA
- a CDS encoding efflux RND transporter permease subunit, translating to MYKFAISRPITTLMFALSLVFFGILALNRMPVSLFPDIDFPIVVVKTTYPGASPETMETKVTDKIEEAVMGIDGVDKVTSTSVRSASVVVIKFKLEKSIDEAVNDVRDKVSSVQLESGINSPTIDKADTSGTPVITLFVSSDQVPITDLMKHVNDRVKPVFQRVSGVGLVDLKGYRERVIKIFPNPTLVNKYGITYSDVANALKNGNVEIDGGKIVDTTNEWTIITDSNSQTIQDLGNIQLADGVRLKDIAQIEDGLSEDTTYATYNGKPGVVIDVQKIAGKNDIEIADGVKALIPQVKALDNRYEINIVNDSTDYIKASIADVKFDLILGACLAVFIVFFFLRSATITLVSAISIPVSVMGTFALVHFAGFTLNMITLLAVTLAIGIIIDDAIVVIENIHKKLESGLSKREAAYEGVREIGFALVAISAMLLSVFIPVGSMSGIVGRFFQSFGITIALAIGLSYIVVITVIPMISAIVVSPDQSRFYHITKPFFERMDAIYAKILAFVLHYRFVVIGAVFAVFVGSIFLLGKTGVEFMLQEDKGKFNVFVSTDPGISLEEMKHKTLALQEIVNQDPDVEFSTLEIGYSNGTIYKAKIYASLKDIKERKRGQFEIADDVVEKLKSSPFSKNMDISSSEVSDFGGGDNSPYQMNILGTDYEKVKQSAIKLMEFLARNPNVQGIHSNYTEDQPEYRIKVNRAYLNEYGISPSELGNLVSSAFSGEMAISYYKEGGREYDITIRVPDSQRVSIDDFKKLQIKNKDGDLMFLDGLVHIEKTAAPSSIARLDRQKNIVVYATPKRDSGVSLGDMIKASIAYKDEWLLDGVSFKTQGDAENMQETVDAFGVAILTAFVLIYLILAALYESLLQPIIIMVTLPLSFAGAFIALFVVGQPLSMFSFMGLMILMGLVGKNATLLIDVANEKRAEGMHIDQALVMAGELRLHPILMTTIAMVFGMLPLAIATGSGSAMKSPLGISVIGGLLISMVLSLLIVPAFYKILAPIDTWTQRFYKPKEGDKF from the coding sequence ATGTATAAGTTTGCAATTAGTCGTCCAATCACGACGCTTATGTTTGCCTTATCTCTCGTCTTTTTTGGAATTTTGGCTTTGAATAGAATGCCAGTTTCTTTGTTTCCTGATATTGACTTTCCTATTGTTGTTGTTAAAACGACTTATCCGGGAGCAAGTCCAGAAACTATGGAAACAAAGGTGACGGATAAAATCGAAGAGGCTGTTATGGGGATTGATGGGGTCGATAAGGTAACTTCTACGAGTGTGCGAAGCGCAAGTGTTGTTGTCATAAAGTTCAAGCTTGAAAAGTCAATTGATGAAGCAGTCAATGATGTTAGAGATAAAGTATCTTCTGTTCAGCTTGAAAGTGGTATTAATTCTCCAACAATCGATAAGGCAGATACAAGTGGGACCCCTGTTATCACTCTTTTTGTAAGCAGTGATCAAGTGCCAATAACTGATTTGATGAAGCATGTTAATGATCGCGTGAAGCCTGTTTTTCAGCGTGTATCAGGTGTTGGACTTGTTGATTTGAAAGGTTATCGAGAAAGGGTGATTAAAATTTTCCCCAATCCTACATTGGTGAATAAATATGGGATTACTTATTCTGATGTTGCAAATGCATTAAAAAATGGGAATGTGGAGATTGATGGAGGGAAGATTGTTGATACGACAAATGAGTGGACAATTATTACTGATTCAAATAGTCAAACCATTCAGGATCTTGGAAACATTCAACTTGCCGATGGAGTAAGACTAAAAGATATTGCTCAAATTGAAGATGGTCTTTCAGAAGATACAACTTATGCGACTTATAATGGAAAACCTGGTGTTGTGATTGATGTGCAAAAGATTGCGGGAAAAAATGATATTGAAATTGCTGATGGGGTAAAAGCTCTAATTCCTCAAGTAAAAGCTTTGGATAATCGCTATGAGATCAATATCGTCAATGACAGCACAGACTATATCAAAGCCTCAATCGCTGATGTTAAGTTTGACTTGATTTTGGGAGCCTGTTTGGCTGTCTTTATTGTTTTTTTCTTCTTAAGAAGTGCAACGATTACTTTGGTTTCAGCGATCAGTATTCCTGTTTCTGTTATGGGGACTTTTGCTTTGGTCCATTTTGCTGGATTTACGCTCAATATGATCACTCTTTTGGCCGTAACTCTTGCTATTGGAATTATCATCGATGATGCTATCGTTGTGATTGAAAATATTCACAAAAAACTCGAATCAGGATTGAGTAAGAGAGAAGCTGCATATGAGGGTGTGAGAGAGATTGGATTTGCACTTGTGGCAATTTCTGCCATGCTTTTATCTGTTTTTATCCCTGTAGGTAGTATGAGTGGGATTGTGGGGAGATTTTTTCAAAGCTTTGGGATCACGATTGCCTTAGCGATCGGTTTGTCTTATATTGTAGTCATTACGGTGATTCCAATGATTAGTGCTATTGTTGTAAGCCCCGATCAGTCGCGTTTTTATCACATAACTAAGCCATTTTTTGAGCGTATGGATGCAATTTATGCCAAGATCCTAGCCTTTGTTTTGCATTATCGATTTGTTGTGATTGGAGCAGTTTTTGCAGTTTTTGTTGGCTCAATTTTCTTATTGGGAAAAACGGGTGTTGAATTTATGCTTCAAGAGGATAAGGGCAAGTTTAATGTATTTGTTTCGACTGATCCTGGAATTAGTCTTGAAGAGATGAAGCACAAAACACTTGCTTTGCAAGAAATTGTCAATCAAGATCCAGATGTGGAGTTTAGTACTCTTGAGATTGGATATTCTAATGGAACGATCTATAAAGCAAAGATTTATGCAAGTCTTAAGGATATCAAAGAAAGAAAAAGAGGGCAATTTGAGATTGCTGATGATGTAGTAGAAAAGCTCAAATCAAGTCCTTTTTCAAAGAATATGGATATCAGCTCAAGCGAGGTAAGTGATTTTGGTGGAGGGGATAATTCGCCCTATCAGATGAATATCTTGGGGACAGATTATGAGAAAGTAAAGCAAAGTGCGATAAAGCTTATGGAGTTTTTGGCACGCAATCCAAATGTTCAAGGGATTCACTCAAATTACACAGAAGATCAACCCGAATATAGAATCAAAGTCAATCGTGCTTATCTGAATGAATATGGAATCTCTCCATCCGAGCTTGGAAATCTTGTCAGCTCTGCATTTTCTGGAGAAATGGCTATTTCTTACTATAAGGAGGGCGGAAGAGAATATGATATCACTATAAGGGTTCCAGATTCTCAAAGAGTTTCTATTGATGATTTCAAAAAGCTTCAAATCAAAAATAAAGATGGAGATTTGATGTTTTTGGATGGATTGGTGCATATTGAGAAGACAGCGGCCCCATCAAGTATTGCAAGATTGGATAGACAAAAAAATATTGTTGTTTACGCTACACCTAAGCGTGATAGTGGAGTGAGCCTGGGGGATATGATCAAGGCAAGCATTGCTTATAAGGATGAGTGGCTTCTTGATGGAGTAAGTTTCAAAACTCAAGGGGATGCTGAAAATATGCAAGAAACTGTTGATGCCTTTGGTGTAGCAATTTTGACGGCATTTGTGTTGATTTATTTGATCTTGGCAGCACTTTATGAGAGTTTATTGCAGCCTATTATTATTATGGTGACACTTCCTTTGAGCTTTGCGGGTGCCTTTATTGCGCTATTTGTTGTTGGACAACCTCTAAGTATGTTTTCATTTATGGGGCTTATGATCTTGATGGGCCTTGTAGGGAAAAATGCGACATTGCTCATTGATGTTGCCAATGAAAAGCGAGCAGAGGGAATGCATATTGATCAGGCTCTTGTAATGGCGGGTGAGCTTCGATTGCATCCTATTTTAATGACAACAATTGCAATGGTATTTGGAATGCTTCCATTAGCGATTGCTACAGGAAGTGGATCTGCGATGAAGTCTCCTTTGGGGATCTCAGTTATTGGTGGTTTGTTGATTTCTATGGTGCTTTCATTGCTTATTGTTCCAGCGTTTTATAAAATTTTGGCTCCTATTGATACTTGGACACAGCGTTTTTATAAGCCAAAAGAGGGAGATAAGTTTTAA
- the ppa gene encoding inorganic diphosphatase: protein MNLEKIKVGQNPEKINAVIEIPYGSNIKYEIDKESGAVVVDRVMYSAMFYPANYGFVPNTLSDDGDPADVLVLNEYPLQAGSVIACRLIGVLLMEDESGIDEKLLAVPVSKIDPRYEKIQSLEDLPQITLDRIKNFFETYKMLEPNKWVKVKEYKGKKEAEQILQKAIENYKS, encoded by the coding sequence ATGAATTTAGAAAAAATCAAAGTTGGACAAAATCCAGAGAAAATCAATGCAGTGATTGAGATTCCCTATGGAAGCAATATTAAATATGAGATTGATAAGGAAAGCGGTGCTGTTGTAGTGGATCGCGTGATGTATAGCGCGATGTTTTATCCCGCAAACTATGGATTTGTTCCCAATACATTGAGTGATGATGGTGATCCTGCTGATGTGCTTGTATTAAATGAGTATCCACTCCAAGCAGGAAGCGTGATTGCTTGCCGTTTGATTGGTGTTTTGTTGATGGAAGATGAAAGTGGAATTGATGAGAAGCTTTTAGCAGTCCCTGTAAGTAAGATTGATCCACGCTATGAAAAGATTCAGAGCTTGGAAGATTTGCCTCAAATTACACTTGATAGAATCAAAAATTTCTTTGAAACTTACAAAATGCTTGAACCAAACAAATGGGTAAAGGTCAAAGAATATAAAGGCAAAAAAGAAGCGGAACAAATTTTGCAAAAAGCAATTGAGAATTATAAAAGCTAA